The Halosolutus gelatinilyticus nucleotide sequence GTAGGGGACGTGACCGACCCGACCCTCGTCGTAGGCGTCCTTGACCCCCGTCAGGTCCCGCTGATAGCGGAGCGTGTGATCGACGCCGACGGCGATCCCCGCCCGATCGGCGGCCGCGAGCAGCTCGTCCGCCTCCGCGGTCGATCGGGCCAACGGCTTCTCGACGAAGACGTCGACCCCGGCGTCGGCGGCGCGTTCGACGGCCTCAGCGTGGAGGACGGGCGGCAGCGCCACGACCGCCGCATCGATAGACTCCGCATCCAAGAGTGCCTCGTAGTCCGCGTAGGTTCGGGGAACGCCGGCGCGTTCGGCCCGCTCGCGGTTCTCCGCCAGCGCGTCGGCGGCCGCGAGGACCTCGACGCCCGGCATCGCAAGGGCCGACTTCAGGTGAACCGTGCCGATGTTTCCGACACCGAGCACGCCGAGCGAGAGCGCGCTCGAATCGGTCCACCGGTCGAGAAGTCGTCGTGGCATCTGCCGGAGAACGGACCGGCGGCGTGCTTTGTTATCGTCGCCGTACAGAACGGGCCGCCGCTGTAGCCCGCCGTTCCTGTTACGGACCGTTACTGTCCGCTTTTCGGGGAGTGATCGGACGGGCGCCGTCGGCCACCGGTTCCGCGCCGACGCGGTGGGCCACGTCGGCCATCGTCTCGACGGTGAGATCGGTTTCGGCCCGGCGACGATCGAGGTACGAGAGGATCGTTCGCATCCGCCGATCGTCGCGCTCGTCCGTGAGGTTGTTCGGGTGGAGCCACATGTGGAAGATCCCGTCCGCGCGCGCGGCCTCGTCGATTCCGCGGCGGGCGACGGCGATCATCGGGTCCGCCCAGATCGACTCGGCGACCGTCCGCGCCCGCCCCTCGAAGCCGAAGAGGAACAGCGACGCCGGAACGTTCACCAGTCCGTACTCGTCGACGATCGGCTCGACCAGGAACGAGCGGTTGCGAACCGTCGAGTCGAAGATGGCCCCGGTGCCTTCGCGGAACGGCGTCCGGCCGCGGTAGGCGGCGATCCCCACCTCGGCGAGGACGTCCCGGTGACCGGTCTCGTTTCGCGGAAAGATGAACGACTCGATCGACTGTCCCCAGGCGGCGGCGAGGTCCTCACAGCGTTCGAGTTCGGCCACCGCGAGTTCGCGATCGGTGGTCGGGTCGTCGAACAGCACGTGAGAGAACGAGTGGCTGGCGAACTCGTGGTCGACGTCGGACTCGAGGAGCGCGGTCACGAGATCGGGGCCGAACCGCAGCTCCTCCCGATCGCGCCAGTCGGTTCGCTCCCGCTCGAACCAGCCCTCCGGTGCCGGGTGCGC carries:
- a CDS encoding polysaccharide deacetylase family protein, with protein sequence MGSVVLSLDAELGWGFHDFDVLPRERVESGRRGWTAMLELLAEFEIPATWGVVGHLMLESCDGRHPAHPAPEGWFERERTDWRDREELRFGPDLVTALLESDVDHEFASHSFSHVLFDDPTTDRELAVAELERCEDLAAAWGQSIESFIFPRNETGHRDVLAEVGIAAYRGRTPFREGTGAIFDSTVRNRSFLVEPIVDEYGLVNVPASLFLFGFEGRARTVAESIWADPMIAVARRGIDEAARADGIFHMWLHPNNLTDERDDRRMRTILSYLDRRRAETDLTVETMADVAHRVGAEPVADGARPITPRKADSNGP